The window CGGTTTCCAGTTCCTTTTCAAAGCGTTCGAGCGACCAGTTGTCGCGCATGGCACGCCAGATGACGCGGCTGACGGCGGCGAGGACGGTCATGCTCACGTTGTGCTTGCGGCATTTTGTGAGTTCCGTGTAGGTGCGCTCCTCGTTCTTGACGTTGAGGAGAAGCGACGTATACATGATGTGGCAGCTGACGTTTTCGGCAGGGATGCCCATGTAGGCCGCCGTGCGCATGATGTAGCGCGTCGTTCGGTCGGAGTCGGCGCCGTTCTCCATGAGGAGTCTGCCGACGGTCAAGATCAGATGCATCTTGTAGGTAATCTTGTAAAATGGGTCTTTGAATACTTGTTCAAGGGATGATTGCATAGTTTGTTAACCTCTTTATTTAGGAATGTTCGTGTGCTTTTTTTGTATGTGGGTATAGCTTATTTCGTCGTTAGCGTGTTAGACGAAATCGTACTTCTATTTTGCCTTAAATCTTATTCAATAGCAAGGAAATATGATATTATTTCTAAAAAAAGGGGGCGCAAGCGCCCCCTCATCGTGTTCCTGGCAGAAGATCTGCCGCGCTGTCTTCGTTATTTTCCTGCGCCCGTGAAGTCGTAGAGTTTCTCCGCCTTGTGAAAATGGGTGTGCAGCAGTTCGTGCGCTTTGCCTTCCAAGGGTGCGCCGAGGAATTCTTTGTAGATGCGCACGACTTCGGGATTTTCATGCGATTTTCTCACGGGGAGATTCTTGTCGATCTCGTAGAGAGCCTTCATGCGCTCGGCGCGGCGCGCGTTCGTCGTATTGAGAGGCTGTCCGCCGCCGCCTTGGCAGCCGCCGGGGCAGGCCATGACTTCGATGAAGTCGTAGGGACTTTTGCCGGCCTTGAGTTCGTCCATGATGTGCTTGGCATTCTTGAGCGTGTGCGCGACGGCGACGCGCACCTTGCGCTCGCCGAGGTCGACGGTCGCTTCCTTGATGCCGTCCATGCCGCGCACGGCGAGAAAGTCGATGGAAGGGAGCGTCTTACCCGTCGCCTTTTCGTAGACTGTGCGCAGCGCGGCTTCCATGACGCCGCCTGTCGTGCCGAAGATCGCGCCCGCGCCCGAGCATGTGCCGAGCGGGCTGTCGAAGTCCTCTTCGGGCAGATCGTGGAAGGTGATGCCGACGTAGTGGATGAGTTTGGCAAGTTCGCGCGTCGTGATGACGATGTCGACGTCCTGATGACCGTCTCTGCCCATCTCAGGACGCGCGGCTTCGAACTTCTTCGCCGTGCACGGCATGACGGAGACGGTCACGATGTCCTCGACGGGGATGCCCGACTGCTTCGGATAGTAGGTCTTGGCGACAGCGCCGAAGATCTGCATGGGTGACTTTGCCGTCGAGAGATGGGGCAAGAGGTCGCTGTAGTGTTTTTCGACGTAGTTGACCCAGCCGGGGCTGCACGAGGTCATCATGGGAAGCGTGCCGCCGTTTTCCAGGCGATGGATGAATTCATGCCCTTCTTCCATGATCGTGAGGTCGGCGCCGAAGTTCGTGTCGAAGACGCGGTCGAAGCCGAGCCGCTTCAAGGCGGCGACCATCTGTCCCGTGACGATGGCGCCGGGCGGCAGGTGGAATTCGTCGCCCAAGGAGACGCGCACGGCGGGCGCGACCTGCACGATGACGTGCTTTTTCGGATCTTGCAGGGCATCGAGGACGCGCTGCGTATCGTCTTTTTCCGTGATCGCTCCCGTCGGACAGACGAGGCTGCACTGGCCGCAGAGGATGCAGTCGGTCGCTTCGAGCGGGCTGTCGTAGGCGGTCGTGACGGTGATCTTGTCGCTTCGTCCAGCGAAATTCAGGGCTTCGATGCCCTGCACGTCCTTGCAGGCACGGATGCAGCGGCCGCATTTGATGCACTTCGTCGGGTCGCGAGCGATGCTCGGGTTGTTCGCCGCATCCTCTTTGCTTTCGACGACGATGGGCAGTCCCGTATGGCCGATGTTGAAGCGGCTGCAAAGCTCCTGCAGGTCACAGCGGTGGTTGCGCGGACAGTTCAGGCAGTCCTGGTTGTGGTTGGCGAGGATGAGCTGCAGGATGGCGATCTGCGTGTCGCGCACGATCTGCGTGTCCGTATGGACTTCCATGCCTTCCCAGACCTCGGTCGCGCACGCTGCCATGAGGCGGCGACTGCCCGTGACCTCGATGGAGCAGATGCGGCAGCGAGCCTTGACGCGCTGATCGGGGTGGTAGCAGAGATGCGGGATATTGATGTGCACCTTGCGTGCGGCATCGATGATCTTCGTGCCCTTGGGGACTTCGACGGGGATGTTGTTGATTTTCAGGTGTACGAGTTCTCTTTCTTCTGCCATCAGTGTACGCCTCCGATCCGGAATGTTTCAGGGAAGAGCTTGAAGGCGGCGGAAAGGGCGTTTTCGGCGCTTTCGCCCAGGCCGCAGAGGGCGGACATGGGCATGATGCGCGCGATCATCTTCATGTTTTCGAGATCCTTTTCCGTCGCTGTTCCTTGCGCGAACTTTTCCAAGATGAGCTTGATGTGGAGGACTCCCTCGCGGCACGGCGTACACTGGCCGCAGCTCTCGTGCGAGAAGAACGCCTGCGTCATGCGCAGAAAGTCGAGGACGCTCGTGCGCTCGTCGACGACGAGGATCGCGCCCGAGCCTACGGTCACGCCGGCCGCCTTGAGGTCGTCGTAGGTGTAGGGGACGTCGAGGATGGATTCGTCGGCGATTTTGCCCGACGCGCCGCCGAACTGGATGAGGCGGATGCGTCGGCCGCCCTGGATGCCGCCCGCAAGGTCATAGATGATTTCGCGCACGGTCGTACCGAAGGGGATCTCAAAGACGGCAGGACGGTTGACGTTGCCGCCGACGGAGACGAGCTTCGTGCCGAGGGATTCGCCCGAGCCGTAGCTGATGTATTCCTTCTTGTCGTCGAGGAGGAGATGCGGCACGATGGAAAGGCTCTCGACGTTGTTGACGCACGTCGGCAGTGCGAAGAGACCGCTCTGCTTGATGAAGGGCGGCTTCATGCGCGGCCGGCCCGCCTTGCCCTCGATGGAGCGGATGAGAGCCGTGCCCTCGCCGCAGACGTAAGCACCCGCGCCTGAGCGGAGGTGGATGTGAAAGTCGAAGCCTTCCTTGCCGAGGATGTTCTTGCCGAGGAAGCCGCAGCGCTCCGCCTCTTCAATGGCGTTCTTGAGGCGCGAGCGAAGGTGCGCGTATTCTTCGCGCAGGTAGATGTAGCCATCCTGTGCGCGGATGCTCCAGGCGCCGATCGTCATGGCCTCAATGAGGTTGAAGGGGTCGTTCGTGATCAGTTCACGATCCTTGAAGGTGCATGGCTCGCCCTCGTCGGCGTTGCAGATGATGACTTTGTGCTCGCCCTTGACGGCGCGCGCCTGCGACCACTTGCGTCCCATGGGGTAGGCGGCGCCGCCGCGCCCCTTGATCTGGGCTTCGGAGAGAAGGGAGGCGATGTCCTCGCCGTCCATTGTCACGGCCTTTTTGAGGGCGTTGAAGCCGCCAATCGCCAGGTAGGATTCGATGGACATGGGATCGTAGCGGTGGAAGTTCTTTGTCATGAAAGAAACCTTGCTCATATAGTCTCCTTTCGTGTGGATGGCGTTTTGTTTCCGGTCCTTTTTGTGCGCCTCGCAGAGAGAAGGCGCGGCTGCAAGGGGTGGAGAGCTCTTGCAGCGCAGGTTCGGTGAAGATGTGCAGGCCGCTTACTGCAGCGTGTGCAAAAGTTCCTCAATCTTCTCGCGGCTGTCAAGATGCCCGTAGACTTCGCCGTTGACGCGCACGGCGGGCGCGATGTCACAAGCGCCGAAGCACGGCGTCTTTTCGAGCGTGAAGCGTCCGTCGTAGGTGACTTCGCCGATGTCGATGCCGAGGAGGCTCTTGAGCGCAGAGAAAAGCGTTTCGTTCTCGTTGATGCGACAGACGACAGAGTCGCACACTTGGATGGGGTATTTGGCGCGCGGCACAGGCGACAGGCTTGCGTAGAATGTTAGACAGTCGTAGATCAGAGAGATCTTCAGCGGCAGTTTCTCCGCCACGTAATAGGCGGCAGGCTCGGGCACATAGTGGCGCTCGAAGAGGTCTTGCACGTCGAGCAGGATGCCGACGATCTGCGTCGGGTCGTAGGAATGAGCCTCAAGCACGCGGTCGATCTTCTCGCGCGTCGCGAGTTCGAGACTCTTGGGGTCGGCGTTCATGGCAGCATCTCCTTTTCTTGGAAAATATGTTTTCTTTTATCATTATAGAGGAGAACGGAGATTCATTCAAGAGAAAGGGGTACATGAGTATGTTTCTCCGTCCGTTTGTGCTATAATGTCTGCGATATCATCTGTTTGACTTTCGGAGGTGCAGCTTGGTCTCCTTTCTCATCATTTTAGTCACCGTTCTTGCAGTGTTCACCGTGGCGGCGCTTTGGGCGCTGCGCTATCTTCTCGCTGAGCGTGCGCTGTTTATTTGCCGCGTGCTGGTCGGCGTCGTGTTCACCGTCGCGTCGGCATCCTTCTTCTTGCGGCGCAATCCGCTCGTGGCGTTTCTTTCGGACGGTGCGACGATTTCTCTGGCTTCTGTCTTCTTCCTCTCTTTGATGTTCTTGTTTCTCTTCGTGTTGGCAGCCGTCGTCCTTCGTGCCGTCTATCGCAGGACGCTCGCCGTGCCCGAGGATGTGGGGCGGCGCAGGGTCTTGAAGGCGGCGGGCGCGTATCCTGCGGCGGCGCTCGGTGCGGTGCTCTACGGCAATCTCTACGAGCGGAATGCGACGGTTGAGCGTCGCTACGACATCCCCGTTGCGGCGCCGGCACTCGCGGGCTATACGGTCGCCCAGCTCAGCGACGTGCATCTCGGCATGTTTTTCTCGCTTGAGCGGCTGAAGAGCCTTTTGCAGCAGGTCGCCGACGCTGCTCCCGACGCACTCTTGCTGACGGGCGACATCTTCGACTATCCCGATTGGACGGTGGACGCCGTGCGCCTGATCGA of the Selenomonas sputigena genome contains:
- a CDS encoding NADH-dependent [FeFe] hydrogenase, group A6, whose protein sequence is MAEERELVHLKINNIPVEVPKGTKIIDAARKVHINIPHLCYHPDQRVKARCRICSIEVTGSRRLMAACATEVWEGMEVHTDTQIVRDTQIAILQLILANHNQDCLNCPRNHRCDLQELCSRFNIGHTGLPIVVESKEDAANNPSIARDPTKCIKCGRCIRACKDVQGIEALNFAGRSDKITVTTAYDSPLEATDCILCGQCSLVCPTGAITEKDDTQRVLDALQDPKKHVIVQVAPAVRVSLGDEFHLPPGAIVTGQMVAALKRLGFDRVFDTNFGADLTIMEEGHEFIHRLENGGTLPMMTSCSPGWVNYVEKHYSDLLPHLSTAKSPMQIFGAVAKTYYPKQSGIPVEDIVTVSVMPCTAKKFEAARPEMGRDGHQDVDIVITTRELAKLIHYVGITFHDLPEEDFDSPLGTCSGAGAIFGTTGGVMEAALRTVYEKATGKTLPSIDFLAVRGMDGIKEATVDLGERKVRVAVAHTLKNAKHIMDELKAGKSPYDFIEVMACPGGCQGGGGQPLNTTNARRAERMKALYEIDKNLPVRKSHENPEVVRIYKEFLGAPLEGKAHELLHTHFHKAEKLYDFTGAGK
- a CDS encoding NADH-quinone oxidoreductase subunit F, whose amino-acid sequence is MSKVSFMTKNFHRYDPMSIESYLAIGGFNALKKAVTMDGEDIASLLSEAQIKGRGGAAYPMGRKWSQARAVKGEHKVIICNADEGEPCTFKDRELITNDPFNLIEAMTIGAWSIRAQDGYIYLREEYAHLRSRLKNAIEEAERCGFLGKNILGKEGFDFHIHLRSGAGAYVCGEGTALIRSIEGKAGRPRMKPPFIKQSGLFALPTCVNNVESLSIVPHLLLDDKKEYISYGSGESLGTKLVSVGGNVNRPAVFEIPFGTTVREIIYDLAGGIQGGRRIRLIQFGGASGKIADESILDVPYTYDDLKAAGVTVGSGAILVVDERTSVLDFLRMTQAFFSHESCGQCTPCREGVLHIKLILEKFAQGTATEKDLENMKMIARIMPMSALCGLGESAENALSAAFKLFPETFRIGGVH
- a CDS encoding complex I 24 kDa subunit family protein; the protein is MNADPKSLELATREKIDRVLEAHSYDPTQIVGILLDVQDLFERHYVPEPAAYYVAEKLPLKISLIYDCLTFYASLSPVPRAKYPIQVCDSVVCRINENETLFSALKSLLGIDIGEVTYDGRFTLEKTPCFGACDIAPAVRVNGEVYGHLDSREKIEELLHTLQ
- a CDS encoding metallophosphoesterase — its product is MVSFLIILVTVLAVFTVAALWALRYLLAERALFICRVLVGVVFTVASASFFLRRNPLVAFLSDGATISLASVFFLSLMFLFLFVLAAVVLRAVYRRTLAVPEDVGRRRVLKAAGAYPAAALGAVLYGNLYERNATVERRYDIPVAAPALAGYTVAQLSDVHLGMFFSLERLKSLLQQVADAAPDALLLTGDIFDYPDWTVDAVRLIDGFAAAFPDGIWYCHGNHEHIRGIALVEEALATSKIHFLKNEAQCVRQGAQPLYFAGVDYPMSEYEKRLDAEAFQREKAMYAKAALEAIPADAVTVLLAHHPEFIDDGAEYGARLVLTGHTHGSQFGIFGLPLFPVFKYTRGIVEKGKTTGYVHSGNGSWFPYRLGCPPEIAYFVLRA